attaacctAAGTTAACTTATACGTATAAGCTCCTTGAATCTAtatttccttcttcttaaGATATTTCGGCATACAATTTTAACTTCTTCACTGGATTGTTTAATTAAGTTGCGAGAGCCTTTGGCCTTGATGTACTTGGGTGGAGATAATACGCTGGCCCCAGGGTAGCTATCGAGGTCCGATGTATTTAAAACACCGACGAGAAATAAAAGAATTCTACGATAAGCTCCACGATCGCACAATAATAAACAAAATAAGCCATAAATCATTACACGCACCAATCAAGAGGAAAGTGTAGCCTGTAGATAATGGGCAGAGACTGTTGCCAGTCTCGTTTGCTGTTGAAGCCCAGAGCACCTGGGAGGAGCTGGATATAGGTCACGCGATCACACGACAACCAATAAACAATTAAATTGAAGCAAACAGCATAAGGTGCCAAGAGACGAGACAACAAATAACATGAAATCTTGTACCTGAAGTTATTGATCTCCTACCTACAATTACTATTGTATAATCTTCCTCAGACTTCGGTGGCTGAAAAAGAACCGACTGAAGATCAGGTGAATTTTTATACTCGCGATTTCGGGATTTTCTCTGCGCCCGAGGCCACAGAGCAAACATGCGAGAAAACAACGCCTATTAATACCCAGTCACTCATTATGTGACGGATTCGAAACTAATGCTACCGCAATGTGACAAACTCTAAAGTGCGGGCCAGAGCTAACGAGCCGTTTGTCAGTTGAGGGCACTAAGCTAAACTTGACAGGGCTAGCACTTTGATGATCCGTCAGAGAACGAGACAAACAAACAAGGGTGCTCTCAGCCGTCTCGGTACCCAACACAGCCAGCGTCGGGGAACaatttttttcttctctctttttttacATAGAAGAGTACCATGACCCCATCCAGCGCAGGTTTTCCGTCCCGTGTCTTGTgtgctgttgttggctcTGCTGTGCCATTTTGACTCGACGACGTCTGAACTGCATACATTTCTTGCAGCAAGCAGGCAGGTCTGACTACCGACaaaagttatttttattccatttatttatttttacCTTTCCTCAAATCGACACCGTCTGTCAAACTAAAATAATTTAGCAAAGAAAAAGGGAGACGAACGACGAAAAAAAACCCCCAAGCTGTTAGGCTTCGGCGCGGCCCGCGTGTTTATTAGCAACGAAAATGGCTCACTCGATGGACAACAATGGACGCGACTCGAGCTCGATTCGCAGCGGCGGTGGTGCTGGCGCTGGCGGGGGGTCCACGGAATTTCTACAGTCGTCAGCCATGGCAAGACCCCCTGCACAGACGACTCTCACCgcctcatcgtcgtcgaaCTACGCCTCTAGCGTGTCTAGTGACAGCCAGATTCAGACAGGGGGCCTCCCCGGAACACCTGTTACCCGACGCTCAGGCGGATGGGACCGGCAAACGCTCTCCCCGGCAGCGGCTGCAAGGGAGGACCATGTCGTTAAGACGAACAGTGTAGAGGACTCCTCTGATTCTTCGGATGAGTTTGTTACGAGTTACAAGCCTATGGAACGGTAAGTCTCAGAATCGGTTCACATACTGATTCACTGATTGGTGGGTTGGCTCCGTTGTTTGCGCCCATGCTAATGCGTCTCAGTGGGTCGCGGTCCAAACGGTTCTTCCAAGCATTCGTCGCCAAATTCACCAAATCCTCTGTTCGTTCGTTTTCCCCCTCCCCTGCTTCACATTAGCATCCGAGAATTAACCAAACGACGACGAACAGGGTACGGTTTGGTGCCGAACAGCCAGGTATGTTGCAATCACACGTTGTGATAACGATACGGGTACTCGGATACTAATACGCTTTCGGTTtagcaagaacaagacagaAATGGTATGATGCCATGGGCCTCGGTACTCTTTAACCCGCGGATTTACTGATAAGATTGCGCTTAGTCATTCAACATACCGTTAtcatcaatatcttcaaggGACTTCACTTATCACCGATAACGTCAAGGCCGAAGCGGGTGCTTGATGTCGGTACTGGACCTGGAACATGGGCATTGGTAAGCTCTCAAGGAATCTCATGATGTAAAATTTTGCTGACATTGATGCTATAGGAATTTGGTACGCCTCAGGCTTCATCGCCTTTCTGTTACTGACGCTAACGTTTGGCAGCCACGAAATACCCTTCCTGTTCTGTTTTAGGCGTCGATATTGAACCAGTCCATCCACCATATACAAAATCCAACTGCAGCTTTAAAACATTCGATGTCACACACGACTGGGATATTTTCAATGGCGGCAACTTCGATTTCATTCACGTCCGACAACTAGGCGATATTGGAGATAAGAGGAAGTTAGTCCAATCGGCATTTGACAATTTGAGGCCAGGAGGATGGGTTGAGTTCACAGAATGGATAGCCATCCTACAATCACCGAACCACTCATTAAACGGCACCGCATTCCGAACATGGAACGATTTACTGGAGCAAGGGATGCGGAATTTTGGCACAACACTGAAATACCCGGAAAAATTCAAACCCTTCCTACAAGAAGCCGGGTTTGAGCGCATCATCGAGACGAGACACGGAGCGCCGACGAATGCATGCTATCCTGGGAAGAAGTTACAACGCATAGGGCATCTTATGACGCAGAATTGGTTGTTTATTCTTGAGCCATTGACGATGCCCGTTTTTACACAAGGCTTGGGTTGGTCGCCGGAGCAGGTCAAGAAGTTTCTGGTGGATGTGAAGAAAGAGATTGGGAACACAAAATACCATTCATTTATGACATTGTGAGTACCAAACTTCTCATTTGTTACAAGGGCTGTCGCTTACCAACGATGCAGAATAACGATATGTGCTCAAAAGCCGTCACCTGGTTCATCCACACCATCAAATTCCGCGCCAGCTTCAGTCTCGGCGTCAGTGTCGACTTCTATGTCGGAATCTTCTATGCCACAATGAGGATAGATGTCGTGTTGGGTTACGGAATATCAAGTCTCGAGACTAGACCCTTTGATGGGACTGAATTGCATATTTTTGGTGTTACATAGCATTAACTTTTGGCTCGCTGGCTGCGAGGGTTGGTCTCAGGCGTGATTATGAGCAGGGAGAGATATCTTATAAAGAGCATATACATAGATGAATACAGCTATGCGGAAAGCATATGATCTCAGAAAGCAACAAGTGTATTCGATTGACGTGTCACAAATATCGTGAAGCTACGACAAAAGAAAACGCACGTAACGAAACTTCAAACAGGGAAAAAAACAAAAAGACAAGAGCCACCCCAATCTGTAGTATACCCAAACACCAAAGAGACTCATCATATTTATCCAACAATCATTCTAGAAACCCTAGCCGACAGATCCTGAATACTGTACGGGTTCGTCAAATCATTAATAGGCAAATCAATCTGGAACGCATATCGCGCCCAAGATCGAACCTCAATCGCAATAAGCGAGTCCATTCCGTACTGAATCGCCGATCTTGACGGCTGTATATCGGCAACCTTGATCGACAGTACTTGCGCCAGCTTGGCAACAAGAGCAGTGCAAACGAAGGGCTGTAAAGCTGCTTCTTTGCCTTCAGGCGCATCACCTAAACGACCGAGAGTGTTTCGGAAGGCTTTGACAGCTGTTTGGACCGCACTCTCGCCGCTATCAGCATCAGAGTCAAGAGCTGCGTTGTCAGCAGCGCGAGATCTCAGAAGGCCAAACTTTGCATCTTGAGCCCAGGACTGGTATTCTGCTGTGGCCTTGTCGATCATGCCAAAGCTGAGAACAATCTGGCTTTGGACGAAGCTATCGTAGGTAGAgtcgttgatgttgggaTTCTTGGGTGAACCTGTTGCGATAGCACCCTCGACAACACGTAGGACGTCTCTCACCGTGATGGGTCTAAGCCCACGAGACAAGAGAGAAGCCTGGATCTCAGGACGCTCGCTGATGTTCCCGACGTCCTCGACAAATCCGAGATCAACAGATGAGGCAGGAACTCCAAGGCTTTGACGATACCGAGCAAAGGTGTCGAGGAAAGTACTGCTTGCTGCGTAGTTCGACTGTCCCTCATTACCTAAGACTCCACAGCCTGAACTGAGCATGACAAAGAAGTCGAGGTCTTGGTTGATGAGGGAGTTATGGAGGTTCAGCGAGCCATTGACCTTTGGACCAAAAACGGCATCAAAGTCTTCCAGGGTGATATCCTCAAAGAAGCAGTCCTAGTTAAAGTTAGATAGGTATCCATGAATGCCATCGAGTAAACTTACGCTAAGCTTCAACGCAGAGTGAATAACTCCACCGACAGGAGTATCGATGGAAGCAACAAGGCGCTCAACAGCCTCGGGGTCACCGACGTCGCAAACTTCAACTCTACCATTGCAGCCGTATGATGAAAGTTGCTGCAGAAGGTCACCAGACTCTGAGGCCCGGGCAACAGAGCTAGTGGCCAGAATAATGTGTCGAGCGCCGTAGCTAGCCATCCAGACTGAAATGGCACGGCCTAGACCACCGAGACCGCCTGTGATGATGTAGGTCTTGTGGGGGTTGAAGCGAGAAGTCTTGGGTCGTGTCTAGATCACAATTAGATACAGCCTTGTCATTGAGAGAGTGAAAACACTTACCTTGATCAATTGCTGATCGTCGGAATTCGTGAGTGATACAACCTGCTTTTGCTGATTACCCTCTAcaagtgatgaaaaggctGACTGAATAGAGCCAAGTCCGGTCACCGAGACCGAAGTGTCAACATCGATCTCCCGCTTCTCAACCCAGTCAATCACCTGGTCAAGCAAGCTAACAAAAAGGTCAGCTATTGGGGAGTAGGCACGAATACAACCGATGACTTACTCTCCGAGATCCTGCTTGTTCTCCTGGTAGGCATCCGCCAAATCAACAGAAGCAAACATGACATTCTTATTCGGTGCAAGATAAACCTCATTTCCAGAGGTTTCACCCGATGCAATCTCGATATAAGTTCCACGGTTCGCAACCAAGTGAGCAAAGTCTGCATATTGACCGGACTTGGTGTTCAACACGAGCTTGTACGCTTGGAAAGCCGTGGAGCGAGAGACGCTGGAACGGCCGGTGTTGGTTGGGTTTACAAAGATCTTGGCAGAATGAAGTCCGAGTCTGGTGAGGAGGGGCTTGTTGGTTGCGTCGCTGATGGCAGCGTAGACGTCAAGCTTCAGCGCTGTTGCGATCTTAATGAGGGCGACGCCTTGGTTGGAAGATGCGTTAACGATGAGTATTTTCTGTCCCTGAGTTAATATTGCCTGTTGTTGAAGTGGGCATGGTACATACCTGTCCTGTTGATACTCTGGCAGGCGTAGTCAGCGCGTACAAAGCAGTAACGAAGCTTGTAGGAATGGCCGCCGCATCCTACACCAAGGTTAGCCATGTTCAATCACAGTAGCAACAGGACTCCTCTTACCTCGAATGAAAGCCAGTCAGGTATCTTTCTGCAGCAGTTTGAAGGTGCCAGGTACTGCGTTGTGAAAGTTCCTTGGCCGATGACCGCAACACGATCTCCAGGGCTGAATGATGCGACGTTAGCGCCGCAACTTGTGACGACACCTGAGCACTCGCGGCCGAATGATGTCGCTGGAAGAGACCCTTGGGCGATGAATCCATCCTAGTGCAATGTTAGATCAACTGTCGACAAAGAAGACATATGTACTTACCCGTTCGTTAAGTCCGACAGCCTTCACCTCGACAAGAACATGCCCATCTGGAATTGCGGTGTATGCGTCATCTTGCGCCATAGTCAGACTCTCCATAATTCCTACCTCTCCCATGATCAAGTGGTGAGGAGCCTTCACCACCTGCGTCGAAGGAGCATCCATCTTCCGAGCAGGACCATAAGCATTCTCAAGCAGGGCGTCATTGACAAGTCTGCATGTCCAGAGCTGACCGTCTTTTTCGGCAATCTCGTAGTCTAGCCTGGAGATTGGATCATTATGAGAGTAATGCGCCCGTTCCAAGACGTGGTAGATGACGTTGGCCGTGATATCGCCATCACTGCTCAAGTCAAGAGTGTACAGCTGGCATTGACTGTTTTCGCCGCGGAGGGTGCGTGCGAAACCGGTGACAAGACCTCCTGTTGTGTTTTGGGGGTCGAGATATACCTTGCGAGTGACCCAGATGCACTTGATGGGCTTGGTGAGCCACGACTTCAGTGCGGTCAACTGCTCCTGTTGAAGAGAGGCGAGGAAGCTTCCTTCAGTCTCGTCAACAAGGATAA
Above is a window of Fusarium oxysporum Fo47 chromosome XII, complete sequence DNA encoding:
- a CDS encoding S-adenosyl-L-methionine-dependent methyltransferase; the encoded protein is MAHSMDNNGRDSSSIRSGGGAGAGGGSTEFLQSSAMARPPAQTTLTASSSSNYASSVSSDSQIQTGGLPGTPVTRRSGGWDRQTLSPAAAAREDHVVKTNSVEDSSDSSDEFVTSYKPMERVRFGAEQPVIQHTVIINIFKGLHLSPITSRPKRVLDVGTGPGTWALEFATKYPSCSVLGVDIEPVHPPYTKSNCSFKTFDVTHDWDIFNGGNFDFIHVRQLGDIGDKRKLVQSAFDNLRPGGWVEFTEWIAILQSPNHSLNGTAFRTWNDLLEQGMRNFGTTLKYPEKFKPFLQEAGFERIIETRHGAPTNACYPGKKLQRIGHLMTQNWLFILEPLTMPVFTQGLGWSPEQVKKFLVDVKKEIGNTKYHSFMTLITICAQKPSPGSSTPSNSAPASVSASVSTSMSESSMPQ